A segment of the Coffea arabica cultivar ET-39 chromosome 8c, Coffea Arabica ET-39 HiFi, whole genome shotgun sequence genome:
GCTCCAATTACAAGATATTTCATATATTCCAAAATGTGCTTGTCTTCAAAAGTACAACACTTCATCATACATCTCTCAAAAACATCTTCATATCTCCCAATCCGCGTGCTTCCAATGTACCATCAAGTCCAGGGCTGCAAAGTGTATTCTATTAGTCCCCTGCTCAAATAACCCCAGCCCATTAAGCATGAAGAAAACGTTAATATAACAATAGATACTGAAACGGAATTTGTAATTCAACCTTTTCACAGACACTGAAAATTAAGACCACTTCTATTACATTATGTCCCATAAATAGCTGGCAAAATCTTAACAAAAACAGCTCGTCTTCCCAATCATACAAATACTCAATGGAAAACTTGACAGAATAGAGTTATTTTCAGAAACTTTTCCAGTACCTCAAGCAAGTCGTTTGCAAGTAGTCctgctccttttcttctttgtatGATGGTTATGGTATAACAAAAGACTAGTCAATTAAATATCAACAAAGAGCTCATGCACAAATAGTCATCAACAAGGAAGTCAtgcacaattcaatatcaacaaGGAACTCAGCAAAATTGGTCTTCTATAGAAGGACCAACTCAAAGTACGCATACTATACCTCAAGATATCAGCAATTGAAGAAacttttttattcatttcacaCTTGTTTATTTCAGCATCATTTGTTCCAACTTCCCTGTTCATTCTATCACCAACCTGTTACATTATCAACAAAgtgtgaagaaaagaaaatcaggcCATAGCTGCTGATATTTTAGAGAGTTTGTACACAAAATCAAATTGTATGAATTAATATACAACCTCTAATGAGTCCGAAATTTGAGATTGTTTTGCTGCAttcatttctcttctttggaGTGATGCCAAGTCACATGTGGATGCCCTCTGGAAGAACAAAGATCAATAGTAActaaagcaataaaaaaaattagaaaaattatagtATTTAACCAAATAGTTATCCCAAACCATTCTTGCTTCAAATTGAGCAATCAACTCCCCCTTAAAATCTGCCAATTTCTCGTAGTTCACCACGTATGATTTCCACTTTCTCATTCACTGCATCCTTAATGCTTTCTTTTGTCCAACATTCATGTTATCTGACATCCTA
Coding sequences within it:
- the LOC113706709 gene encoding uncharacterized protein isoform X3, which encodes MRKWKSYVVNYEKLADFKGELIAQFEARMRASTCDLASLQRREMNAAKQSQISDSLEVGDRMNREVGTNDAEINKCEMNKKVSSIADILRRKGAGLLANDLLEGTNRIHFAALDLMVHWKHADWEI